In Natronomonas halophila, one DNA window encodes the following:
- a CDS encoding zinc ribbon domain-containing protein, producing the protein MSRGILAVGAYAPENRVPAEAFEDAWGSFDAPGVETKAVPDGDEDALTMGVQAARRALSAGDADGEAIDHLAFATTNPPLAEEDQTPRLGSYLGVPDSASRRVHTGSTRAGVDALFEALETDGTALVVVSDCPEGEPDDSREHAAGAGAVAFVVGEDAPATVADRATETEVRPGTRFRGHGESDVSGLDTGTYGRAAFCEPIEAAVDALSAETEADAVAVQAPNGKLPYRTSLDNEAIAAVETVSELGDTAAASVPLSLATAFAEGHDRTLAVAWGSGAGSTAFVVEGVAPVETDLEGDRELDYPAYLRRRGDIVGEKPDGGAAHVSVPTWQRSVAQRHRHEAGRCPECGAVAFPPAGACPDCRSLVDFEPVRPELNGTVDAATTIGQGGAPPEFAEQQAQQGAFGAAIVRFAAGDGEVSLPMQATESVDVGDTVRAVPRRVYVEEGVPRYGLKALPQD; encoded by the coding sequence ATGAGCCGCGGTATCCTCGCGGTCGGCGCCTACGCCCCCGAAAACCGCGTTCCGGCCGAGGCCTTCGAGGACGCCTGGGGCAGTTTCGACGCGCCGGGCGTCGAGACGAAGGCCGTCCCCGACGGCGACGAGGACGCCCTGACGATGGGCGTACAGGCGGCCCGACGGGCACTGTCGGCCGGCGACGCCGACGGGGAGGCCATCGACCACCTCGCCTTCGCGACGACGAACCCGCCGCTGGCGGAGGAAGACCAGACGCCACGACTGGGGTCGTACCTCGGCGTTCCCGACTCAGCGAGTCGCCGGGTTCACACGGGCAGCACCCGCGCGGGCGTCGATGCCCTCTTCGAGGCCCTCGAGACGGACGGCACCGCGCTGGTCGTCGTGTCCGATTGCCCCGAGGGCGAACCGGACGACAGCCGCGAACACGCCGCCGGGGCCGGCGCCGTCGCCTTCGTCGTCGGCGAAGACGCGCCCGCGACCGTTGCCGACCGCGCGACCGAAACCGAGGTCCGACCCGGAACTCGGTTCCGCGGCCACGGCGAGAGCGACGTGTCGGGGCTCGATACCGGGACCTACGGCCGGGCAGCCTTTTGCGAACCCATCGAGGCGGCCGTCGACGCGCTGTCGGCCGAGACCGAGGCCGACGCCGTCGCGGTGCAGGCGCCGAACGGCAAACTCCCCTACCGGACCAGCCTCGACAACGAGGCCATCGCGGCGGTCGAGACGGTCTCGGAGTTGGGCGATACCGCGGCCGCGAGCGTCCCGCTGTCGCTGGCTACGGCCTTCGCCGAAGGCCACGACCGGACGCTGGCCGTCGCGTGGGGATCGGGCGCCGGTTCGACGGCCTTCGTCGTCGAGGGCGTCGCGCCCGTCGAGACGGACCTGGAGGGCGACCGCGAACTCGATTATCCCGCCTACCTCCGACGGCGTGGCGATATCGTCGGCGAGAAACCCGACGGCGGCGCGGCCCACGTCTCGGTACCGACCTGGCAGCGAAGCGTCGCACAGCGACACCGCCACGAGGCGGGCCGCTGTCCCGAGTGCGGTGCCGTCGCCTTCCCGCCGGCCGGCGCCTGTCCCGACTGCCGGTCGCTCGTGGATTTCGAACCGGTACGCCCCGAACTGAACGGCACCGTCGACGCTGCGACGACCATCGGTCAGGGCGGCGCCCCGCCGGAGTTCGCCGAACAGCAGGCCCAACAGGGGGCCTTCGGCGCGGCTATCGTCCGCTTTGCGGCCGGCGACGGTGAGGTATCCCTGCCGATGCAGGCCACCGAAAGCGTCGACGTCGGGGACACCGTTCGCGCGGTGCCACGACGCGTCTACGTCGAGGAAGGCGTCCCGCGGTACGGCCTCAAGGCGCTACCGCAGGATTAG
- a CDS encoding thiolase domain-containing protein produces MRDAYVIGAGQSKYGSFPDESYRSLFGTAVENTLDSVDDGADIDDIDEAYVGTLGVGGRQLGLPGPAVTEHVGLHGVPVTRVENACAASGYAFRQAVMAVRSGMADVALAGGVEVMTDLSGDAVRYWLGVSGETEWERMSGTTFAGVYAQMASAHMREYGTTKEQLSHVAVKNHDNGAKNPKAHLGFSCTLEDAVNAPDVAEPLNLYHCCPTTDGAATALVVSEDVVEEYTDDPIRVAGVGAASDRVGLFQRDTYNSVPASKKAGDEAYEEAGVSPEDLDFAEVHDCFAIAELMAYEDLGFCERGEAGPYIESGATRPDGELPVNTSGGLKSKGHPIGATGAGQVVEAFDQLKGRAGERQLDDPQVGLTHNVGGSGGAAVVHVFEKEDVEEVDA; encoded by the coding sequence ATGCGAGATGCCTACGTCATTGGGGCGGGCCAATCGAAGTACGGCTCCTTCCCCGACGAGAGCTATCGGTCGCTGTTCGGTACGGCGGTCGAGAACACACTGGATAGCGTCGACGACGGTGCGGACATCGACGACATCGACGAGGCCTACGTCGGCACCCTCGGTGTCGGCGGCCGACAACTCGGGTTGCCCGGGCCCGCAGTCACCGAACACGTCGGCCTCCACGGTGTCCCCGTCACCCGCGTCGAAAACGCCTGTGCGGCCTCGGGATACGCCTTCAGACAGGCCGTCATGGCCGTCCGCTCGGGGATGGCCGACGTCGCGCTGGCGGGCGGCGTCGAAGTGATGACCGACCTCTCCGGCGACGCCGTCCGCTACTGGCTCGGCGTCTCCGGGGAAACCGAGTGGGAGCGGATGTCCGGTACCACCTTCGCCGGCGTCTACGCCCAGATGGCCTCCGCGCACATGCGCGAGTACGGAACCACGAAAGAGCAACTTTCCCACGTCGCGGTCAAGAACCACGACAACGGCGCGAAGAACCCGAAGGCGCATCTCGGCTTCAGTTGTACCCTCGAAGATGCGGTCAACGCACCGGACGTCGCCGAACCCCTGAACCTCTATCACTGCTGTCCGACGACCGACGGCGCCGCCACTGCCCTCGTCGTCAGCGAGGACGTCGTCGAGGAGTACACCGACGACCCCATCCGCGTTGCGGGCGTCGGCGCCGCCTCCGACCGCGTCGGCCTCTTCCAGCGCGATACCTACAACTCCGTGCCCGCCTCGAAGAAGGCCGGCGACGAGGCCTACGAGGAAGCCGGCGTCAGCCCCGAAGACCTCGATTTCGCCGAGGTGCACGACTGTTTCGCCATCGCGGAACTGATGGCCTACGAGGATTTGGGCTTCTGCGAACGCGGCGAGGCCGGCCCCTACATCGAATCGGGCGCTACCCGGCCGGACGGCGAACTGCCCGTCAACACCTCCGGCGGCCTGAAATCGAAGGGCCACCCCATCGGCGCGACGGGTGCCGGACAGGTCGTCGAAGCCTTCGACCAACTGAAGGGCCGGGCCGGCGAGCGGCAACTCGACGACCCGCAGGTCGGCCTGACCCACAACGTCGGCGGTTCCGGCGGGGCGGCCGTCGTCCACGTCTTTGAGAAGGAAGACGTCGAGGAGGTGGACGCATGA
- a CDS encoding twin-arginine translocation signal domain-containing protein: protein MALHNTRRRFLGGLAAGTLVGTAGCLRQTQERLTSVDAPDAGPPTYRRWLPAPEALPGDDDEYGVHYLRMSDVRGDETTVQAGVSLRNLHARTGRDPVGIDAGAIEEVVKVGLVRATVLIGAFDTESVAEGAVEAGYEPTTTDGEFTIYERSNPDRAIAVAEETVVHSHDREDPRAALGAVLDARRGEADRYHEVDSTIENLTAAAGAPTFVWLLTGGGPESIDGVTDTVSAMQFDGDRAVYAIYYLFESEDAVSTDAVREQATQGALPRTAPLDIEADGRTVTVEYARSLADLADEGYALRPLIAWDFSYDAETGDLTITHRAGDEADAEALTVEAGAPDVSLEAQFADEHDVVGPGDSITISVEPGTNVRIRWQRGDYGSQVGRYRVESSEE, encoded by the coding sequence ATGGCCCTCCACAATACCCGTCGACGGTTTCTCGGCGGTCTCGCTGCCGGAACGCTCGTCGGCACCGCCGGCTGTCTTCGTCAGACTCAGGAACGACTCACCAGCGTCGATGCGCCGGATGCCGGCCCGCCGACCTACCGCCGGTGGCTGCCCGCACCCGAGGCGCTCCCCGGTGACGATGACGAATACGGCGTCCATTACCTTCGGATGTCCGACGTTCGGGGGGACGAAACGACCGTACAGGCGGGCGTCAGCCTGCGGAACCTCCACGCTCGGACTGGGAGAGACCCCGTCGGTATCGACGCGGGAGCCATCGAGGAGGTCGTCAAGGTCGGCCTCGTCCGGGCGACGGTGCTTATCGGCGCCTTCGACACCGAGTCGGTCGCCGAAGGCGCGGTCGAGGCCGGCTACGAACCGACGACGACCGACGGCGAGTTCACCATCTACGAACGGTCGAACCCTGACCGGGCCATCGCTGTGGCCGAGGAGACCGTCGTGCATTCTCACGACCGCGAGGACCCGAGGGCGGCCCTCGGCGCGGTGCTCGATGCCCGACGGGGTGAGGCCGACCGATACCACGAGGTCGATTCGACCATCGAGAATCTGACGGCCGCTGCCGGCGCTCCGACGTTCGTCTGGCTGCTCACCGGTGGCGGGCCTGAATCCATCGACGGTGTGACCGATACCGTCTCGGCGATGCAGTTCGACGGCGACCGGGCCGTCTACGCCATTTATTACCTCTTCGAGAGCGAGGACGCGGTCTCGACCGACGCCGTCCGCGAACAGGCGACCCAGGGCGCCCTCCCGCGGACCGCACCGCTCGATATCGAAGCCGACGGACGAACGGTCACCGTCGAATACGCCCGTTCACTCGCCGACCTCGCCGACGAGGGGTACGCGTTGCGCCCGCTCATCGCCTGGGACTTCTCCTACGACGCCGAAACCGGGGACCTAACGATCACCCACCGCGCCGGGGACGAAGCCGATGCCGAGGCGCTGACCGTCGAGGCCGGTGCGCCGGATGTGTCCCTCGAGGCGCAGTTCGCCGACGAACACGACGTCGTGGGACCGGGCGATTCGATTACCATCTCCGTCGAACCGGGAACGAACGTCCGAATCAGGTGGCAGCGCGGCGATTACGGGAGTCAGGTCGGCCGCTATCGGGTCGAATCGAGCGAAGAATGA
- a CDS encoding MaoC/PaaZ C-terminal domain-containing protein, giving the protein MSHRTFEDLTVGETIDCGTTTVTREDIVSFGGEFDPLDIHTDPEAAADSPFGGLIASGIHTFALTQPLVVEAFYDDSDLVAARHIDDVRLPAPVRPGDTLHVELEILGTDVTEGGKGLVTTRRTATVDGDTVFDMRNETVWSR; this is encoded by the coding sequence ATGAGTCACCGCACGTTCGAGGACCTGACCGTCGGCGAGACGATCGACTGCGGAACGACCACGGTGACGCGGGAGGACATCGTCTCCTTCGGCGGGGAGTTCGACCCCCTCGACATTCACACCGACCCCGAGGCGGCCGCGGATTCACCCTTCGGCGGCCTCATCGCCAGCGGTATCCATACCTTCGCGCTGACCCAACCACTAGTCGTCGAGGCGTTCTACGACGACTCCGACCTCGTCGCCGCCAGACACATCGACGACGTTCGACTGCCCGCGCCCGTCCGGCCGGGCGATACCCTCCACGTCGAACTGGAAATCCTCGGGACGGACGTCACCGAGGGCGGCAAGGGGCTGGTGACGACGCGACGGACCGCGACGGTGGACGGTGACACGGTCTTCGACATGCGTAACGAGACCGTCTGGTCGCGCTGA
- the guaB gene encoding IMP dehydrogenase gives MASDEPFSEKLRVPEALTFDDVLLRPKESRVEPDDADMTTRVSTNVTLNIPVLSAAMDTVTEADLATEMARQGGLGVLHRNMNVEQMVEEVEEVKRADELIIRDVVTASPDQTVREVDAMMDHEGVSGAPVVDDEGTVLGIISGTDIRPYLEVGESDLVEEAMTDEVITAHEDVTPRQALELMYEHKIERVPIVDDENHLTGLVTMAGILARREYDNAARDEDGSLVVGVAVGPFEADRAQAADEAGVDIVFIDCAHAHNLDVIDSARAIKEEVDADVVVGNVGTREAAEEIVDFADGIKVGIGPGSICTTRIVSGSGMPQITAVAEVADVATQHDVPVIADGGIRYSGDAIKAIAAGADAVMLGSYFAGTEEAPGRVITRNGKRYKQYRGMGSVGAMNDGGGERYLKDEEENEEFVPEGVEAATPYKGSLSSELHQLVGGMQSGMGYVGAQTIPEFKERSEFVRVSAAGQTESHAHDVVITDEAPNYSPDT, from the coding sequence ATGGCGAGCGACGAGCCGTTCTCGGAGAAACTCCGCGTACCAGAGGCATTGACGTTCGACGACGTTCTTCTACGGCCGAAGGAAAGCCGCGTCGAGCCGGACGACGCCGACATGACCACCCGCGTCTCGACGAACGTGACGCTGAACATTCCGGTGCTCTCGGCGGCGATGGACACCGTCACCGAGGCCGACCTCGCGACCGAGATGGCCCGACAGGGCGGCCTCGGCGTCCTCCACCGGAACATGAACGTCGAGCAGATGGTCGAGGAAGTCGAGGAGGTCAAACGCGCCGACGAACTCATCATTCGCGACGTCGTGACCGCCTCGCCGGACCAGACCGTCCGCGAGGTCGACGCGATGATGGACCACGAAGGCGTCTCCGGTGCGCCCGTCGTCGACGACGAGGGGACCGTTCTCGGCATCATCTCGGGCACCGACATCCGCCCGTACCTCGAAGTCGGCGAAAGCGACCTCGTCGAGGAGGCAATGACCGACGAGGTCATCACCGCCCACGAGGACGTCACCCCCCGGCAGGCGCTCGAACTCATGTACGAACACAAAATCGAGCGCGTGCCCATCGTCGACGACGAGAACCACCTCACCGGCCTCGTCACCATGGCCGGCATCCTCGCCCGACGCGAATACGACAACGCCGCCCGCGACGAGGACGGCTCGCTCGTCGTCGGCGTCGCCGTCGGCCCCTTCGAAGCCGACCGCGCACAGGCGGCCGACGAGGCCGGCGTCGATATCGTCTTCATCGACTGCGCCCACGCGCACAACCTCGACGTCATCGACTCGGCCCGCGCAATCAAGGAAGAAGTCGACGCCGACGTCGTCGTCGGGAACGTCGGTACCCGCGAGGCTGCCGAGGAAATCGTCGACTTCGCGGACGGCATCAAGGTCGGTATCGGTCCGGGCTCTATCTGTACGACCCGCATCGTCTCCGGGTCCGGCATGCCCCAGATTACGGCCGTCGCCGAGGTGGCCGACGTGGCCACCCAACACGACGTGCCCGTCATCGCCGACGGTGGCATCCGCTACTCCGGTGACGCCATCAAGGCCATCGCTGCCGGCGCCGATGCCGTCATGCTCGGTTCGTACTTCGCCGGGACCGAGGAAGCGCCCGGCCGCGTCATCACCCGCAACGGCAAGCGCTACAAGCAGTACCGCGGCATGGGTTCGGTCGGCGCGATGAATGACGGCGGCGGCGAACGCTACCTGAAGGACGAGGAAGAAAACGAGGAGTTCGTCCCCGAAGGCGTCGAGGCCGCGACCCCCTACAAGGGCTCGCTGTCCTCCGAACTCCACCAGCTCGTCGGCGGCATGCAGTCCGGGATGGGCTACGTCGGTGCCCAGACGATTCCGGAGTTCAAGGAACGCTCGGAGTTCGTCCGCGTCTCCGCGGCCGGCCAGACCGAAAGCCACGCCCACGACGTCGTCATTACCGACGAAGCGCCGAACTACAGCCCCGATACCTGA
- a CDS encoding DUF5794 domain-containing protein translates to MSASRHPIALRLERQVGEGTRLLATVMALPLLDGIFAALIIAGAVSDILGMVEVGLLIFGGSATLAVVLAEMEGSRTHRAKNILLVGAVVVPAAALQAAIAPTIESLLNLVIFERFAALVILAIAAKTASATIGEYLPNPSVIIGLGLVASFRPGGFELAFVSEPMYVAYGTGAALIGVSFALAVAMFGPWLRGNVDIDRFRFGSAVALGVLPLSILQIGPITGEEPLALVVLGITGLLAFNPEGAMDAEAVETATETPAAADGGNAESLADSDVEGPLPEEATEDAQRSEESSPGIEDGDRAPWL, encoded by the coding sequence ATGAGTGCCTCACGACACCCGATAGCCTTACGCCTTGAGCGGCAGGTCGGTGAGGGCACGCGCCTGCTGGCGACGGTCATGGCGCTGCCCCTTCTGGACGGTATCTTCGCGGCGCTCATCATCGCCGGGGCTGTCTCCGACATCCTCGGGATGGTCGAGGTCGGACTGCTCATCTTCGGCGGGAGCGCGACCCTCGCGGTCGTCCTCGCCGAGATGGAGGGCAGCCGAACCCACCGCGCCAAGAACATCCTGCTCGTGGGTGCGGTCGTCGTCCCCGCCGCGGCCCTGCAGGCCGCCATCGCGCCGACCATCGAGTCGCTGCTGAACCTCGTCATCTTCGAGCGCTTCGCCGCGCTTGTCATCCTCGCTATCGCGGCGAAGACCGCCAGCGCGACCATCGGTGAATACCTGCCGAACCCCAGCGTCATCATCGGCCTCGGACTCGTGGCGAGTTTCCGTCCCGGCGGCTTCGAGCTCGCGTTCGTCTCGGAGCCGATGTACGTCGCCTACGGCACGGGCGCGGCCCTCATCGGCGTCTCCTTCGCCCTCGCGGTCGCGATGTTCGGCCCGTGGCTCCGCGGTAACGTCGACATCGACCGCTTCCGCTTCGGCAGCGCGGTCGCCCTCGGCGTCCTCCCGCTGAGCATCCTCCAGATCGGGCCCATAACGGGCGAGGAACCGCTGGCGCTCGTCGTCCTCGGCATCACCGGCCTGCTGGCGTTCAACCCCGAAGGGGCCATGGACGCCGAGGCCGTCGAGACGGCCACCGAGACGCCCGCGGCGGCCGACGGCGGCAACGCCGAATCCCTCGCCGACTCCGACGTTGAGGGCCCGCTCCCCGAGGAGGCCACCGAGGACGCCCAGCGCTCCGAGGAGAGTTCTCCGGGCATCGAGGACGGCGACCGCGCGCCCTGGCTGTAG
- a CDS encoding DUF5795 family protein yields MADNRVVEGRMVTPGKLAELIEGESVMDAEDIEEADRECPDCGGDVLKVGYMPSVTEFITGYKCQDCSWSETDR; encoded by the coding sequence ATGGCCGACAATCGCGTCGTCGAGGGCCGTATGGTCACGCCGGGCAAACTCGCCGAACTCATCGAGGGCGAATCCGTCATGGACGCCGAGGACATCGAAGAAGCCGACCGAGAGTGTCCCGACTGCGGTGGCGACGTCCTCAAAGTAGGCTACATGCCCAGCGTGACGGAGTTTATTACAGGGTATAAATGTCAAGACTGCTCGTGGTCCGAGACGGACCGCTGA
- a CDS encoding polysaccharide deacetylase family protein: MDRIYKTYQYVWNAAQGLDLRELAGVLSSKNPYWTFDRIMDIEASLGVRSSFNVLDEMRLSERPKSEWLTKTGWKLFAGRYDIDDPDVAATLRVLDAFGWEIGLHGSYTSSENPERFEYEKDRIESVVDTEIIGNRQHYWNLSRPETWRHLSKAGIKYDTSLGSSTDIDFQHGYDLVRPFDDEFVVFPWSLMDGAVMNSGETTEEILANCRDVLAAARHHRSVLVLDWHAGDVFSDTDYPGWGDVYERVIEEALDMGAWVGPPGEFYEAVSHPDGTVEGALESLAQREKPASGAEVPAVSEGGVTDD, from the coding sequence GTGGATCGGATTTACAAAACGTATCAGTACGTCTGGAACGCCGCTCAGGGATTGGACCTCCGGGAACTCGCAGGGGTCCTCTCGTCGAAGAACCCGTACTGGACCTTCGACCGGATCATGGATATCGAAGCCTCGCTGGGTGTTCGGTCGTCTTTCAACGTCCTCGACGAGATGCGACTCTCGGAGCGTCCGAAATCCGAATGGCTCACCAAGACGGGCTGGAAGCTGTTCGCCGGCCGCTACGATATCGACGACCCGGACGTTGCAGCCACGCTACGCGTTCTCGACGCGTTCGGCTGGGAAATCGGATTGCATGGGTCCTACACCTCTTCGGAGAACCCGGAGCGGTTCGAATACGAGAAGGACCGCATCGAGTCGGTGGTCGACACGGAGATAATCGGCAATCGGCAGCACTACTGGAACCTCTCGCGGCCGGAAACGTGGCGACACCTCAGCAAGGCTGGCATCAAGTACGACACGTCGCTCGGCAGTTCGACCGACATCGACTTCCAGCACGGCTACGACCTCGTCCGTCCGTTCGACGACGAGTTCGTGGTGTTCCCCTGGTCGTTGATGGACGGGGCGGTGATGAACTCCGGTGAGACGACGGAGGAGATTCTGGCGAATTGCCGAGACGTCCTTGCGGCTGCTCGCCACCACCGGAGTGTCCTGGTTCTCGACTGGCATGCGGGAGACGTGTTCTCCGATACTGACTATCCCGGATGGGGCGACGTCTACGAACGGGTAATCGAGGAGGCTCTCGATATGGGTGCATGGGTCGGACCACCGGGGGAGTTCTACGAAGCGGTTTCGCATCCGGATGGGACCGTCGAGGGGGCACTCGAGAGCCTCGCTCAGCGGGAGAAACCAGCCTCCGGCGCTGAAGTCCCTGCGGTTTCGGAGGGTGGCGTCACGGATGACTGA
- a CDS encoding formyltransferase family protein — MTDSFSRMGVLTDPYLTETQVRSLSHAVSEADVEIPLVVVNATDEPDYDPDLEAEAVNGGLGLGTARLFLDVLRRERAWGLVIAEKKLGELAGSDAAASRQIPVEDVECLSEAEFRYVAPHMDGNWSELPSETVEEVRESCDVVVRYGFGLLKGEVLDAPEYGVLSFHPADIRQYRGLGPPQAYLDGRQKMGVTLQRITEDIDGGELVAYAETDVSDCATLWEIYDRLDDLQVELLTEGIRNLRDPSMEITTPDSLGEYYSTTSRRTPSFAGRILLKNITGRLGLR; from the coding sequence ATGACTGACTCGTTTTCCCGAATGGGTGTCCTGACCGACCCCTACCTGACGGAGACGCAGGTTCGTTCGCTCTCCCATGCGGTTTCGGAAGCGGACGTCGAGATACCGCTCGTGGTCGTGAACGCGACTGACGAGCCAGATTACGACCCGGACCTCGAAGCCGAAGCGGTCAACGGGGGGCTCGGGCTCGGGACCGCACGGCTGTTTCTCGACGTACTGCGTCGGGAGCGGGCCTGGGGGCTGGTTATCGCCGAGAAAAAACTGGGGGAACTAGCGGGGTCGGATGCAGCGGCGTCCCGGCAGATACCGGTCGAAGACGTGGAATGTCTCTCCGAAGCGGAGTTCCGTTACGTGGCGCCCCACATGGACGGCAACTGGTCGGAACTCCCGTCGGAGACCGTCGAGGAGGTTCGGGAATCCTGCGATGTCGTCGTCAGATACGGGTTCGGCCTTCTCAAAGGCGAGGTCCTTGATGCACCCGAATACGGGGTATTGAGTTTTCACCCCGCGGATATTCGCCAGTACAGGGGTCTGGGACCGCCGCAGGCATACCTCGACGGGCGTCAGAAGATGGGCGTTACCCTGCAACGGATCACCGAAGACATCGACGGTGGGGAACTCGTTGCCTACGCCGAAACCGACGTGAGCGACTGCGCCACGCTGTGGGAGATTTACGACCGCCTCGACGACTTGCAGGTCGAACTTCTGACGGAGGGAATCCGAAATCTCAGGGACCCTTCGATGGAGATAACGACGCCCGATTCGCTCGGGGAGTACTACTCGACGACGTCACGTCGGACGCCGTCGTTCGCGGGCAGAATCCTTCTCAAGAATATTACCGGTCGTCTCGGCCTCCGCTGA
- a CDS encoding HAD family hydrolase, protein MPDYDTLLFDNDGVLVEPPAFETQAAAIRTAFRAVGVDAPDPDHVADICGGVTPDSLRDISATYGVDPEALWDAREHHDERSQFEQFHAGARDIYDDVDVLADLTHPCGVVSNNHHSTVAFVLDHFDLGSHFETYYGRPKTVESLRRKKPNTHYLDRAMADLGGEAALYVGDSESDVLAAENAGLDSVFVRREHSRDVDLSVAPTHEIETLAGLPRLLE, encoded by the coding sequence GTGCCCGACTACGATACCCTCCTGTTCGATAACGACGGCGTGCTGGTCGAACCGCCGGCCTTCGAGACGCAGGCGGCAGCCATCCGGACCGCCTTCCGGGCCGTCGGCGTCGACGCGCCCGACCCCGACCACGTCGCCGATATCTGCGGCGGCGTCACTCCCGATTCCCTCCGGGACATCAGCGCAACGTACGGCGTCGACCCCGAAGCGCTGTGGGACGCCCGCGAACACCACGACGAGCGATCCCAGTTCGAGCAGTTCCATGCCGGTGCTCGCGACATCTACGACGACGTCGACGTACTCGCGGACCTCACCCACCCCTGTGGCGTCGTCAGTAACAACCACCACAGCACCGTCGCGTTCGTACTGGACCACTTCGACCTCGGGTCACACTTCGAGACCTACTACGGCCGGCCGAAGACCGTCGAGAGCCTCCGGCGCAAGAAGCCGAACACCCACTATCTCGACCGGGCGATGGCGGACCTCGGCGGCGAAGCCGCCCTCTACGTCGGCGACAGCGAAAGCGACGTGCTGGCCGCCGAAAACGCCGGGCTGGATTCGGTCTTCGTCCGCCGCGAGCACAGCAGGGACGTCGACCTCTCGGTCGCCCCAACCCACGAAATCGAGACGCTAGCAGGGTTGCCGCGCCTGCTCGAATAA
- a CDS encoding sensor histidine kinase has translation MATPGSRKRWGALFVTLGVTLAAAGLTFWFAWGLPNAGTYNQVVLGIVVNVLFGYIVVMSGVTIYRSDLAVSECLVAAKWCAGGFLFMASFVVWAAAPEIQAGGISLAFANQFVVVGSVGAAAGVLIGLNRGQAAQNARLVEDTRDQRETLRFLLRLIRHDIKNDLVVIAGFADRLEGRFDADPEELDRIQERADSAQRLLETADTIIESETGQLTTEPVDLSAILREQLSVVRTSYPALTVETDIEDDLQVDASELIDEVFWNVLENAAEHNDPSTLTVSVTAERVDDAVEITIADDGTGIPDPIHEDVFEPAVRRSESEGDGLGLYLVRKLVETCDGTVAVEDADPSGTVFRIRLPAV, from the coding sequence GTGGCAACGCCTGGCAGTCGGAAGCGGTGGGGGGCGCTTTTCGTCACCCTCGGAGTGACGCTGGCAGCCGCGGGCCTGACCTTCTGGTTCGCGTGGGGGCTGCCGAACGCCGGAACGTACAATCAGGTCGTCCTCGGCATCGTCGTCAACGTCCTGTTCGGCTACATCGTCGTGATGTCGGGCGTGACGATATACCGGAGCGACCTCGCGGTCTCGGAGTGTCTGGTCGCCGCCAAGTGGTGTGCCGGCGGCTTCCTCTTCATGGCGAGTTTCGTCGTCTGGGCCGCGGCCCCCGAGATACAGGCCGGCGGCATCTCGCTTGCCTTCGCCAATCAGTTCGTCGTCGTTGGGTCGGTCGGCGCCGCCGCGGGCGTCCTCATCGGCCTGAACCGCGGACAGGCCGCCCAGAACGCCCGCCTCGTCGAGGATACGCGCGACCAGCGGGAGACGCTCCGATTCCTCCTGCGACTTATCCGCCACGACATCAAAAACGACCTCGTCGTCATCGCCGGATTCGCCGACCGTCTGGAGGGCCGTTTCGACGCCGACCCCGAGGAACTCGACCGGATTCAGGAGCGGGCCGACTCCGCCCAGCGCCTGCTGGAGACCGCCGACACGATTATCGAATCCGAGACGGGGCAGTTGACGACCGAACCCGTCGACCTGTCGGCCATCCTCCGCGAACAGCTCTCGGTCGTTCGGACCTCCTATCCGGCCCTCACCGTCGAAACCGACATCGAGGACGACCTGCAGGTCGACGCCAGCGAACTCATCGACGAGGTGTTCTGGAACGTCCTCGAAAACGCCGCCGAACACAACGACCCGTCGACGCTGACCGTTTCGGTGACCGCCGAACGGGTCGACGACGCGGTCGAAATCACTATCGCCGACGACGGAACCGGGATACCCGACCCGATTCACGAGGACGTCTTCGAACCGGCGGTCCGTCGTTCCGAAAGCGAGGGCGACGGCCTCGGCCTCTATCTCGTCCGCAAACTGGTCGAAACCTGCGACGGGACCGTCGCCGTCGAGGACGCCGACCCCTCCGGAACCGTCTTCCGGATTCGACTTCCCGCCGTGTGA